A region of Eschrichtius robustus isolate mEscRob2 chromosome 19, mEscRob2.pri, whole genome shotgun sequence DNA encodes the following proteins:
- the BCAM gene encoding basal cell adhesion molecule produces MEPRDARAGARGAPRLLVFALLLGAHPGAKAEVRLSVPPLVEVMRGEPVTLDCTPLGAHDHFVLEWFLADRSGVRHRLASAELHGTELQDKVHDSRGRSPPYQLDSRGRLVLAEAQVGDERDYVCLVRAGAAGTAEATARLNVFAKPEATEVSPNRGTLSVMEDFAQEIATCNSRNGNPAPQITWYRNGQRLEVPMEVNSEGYMTSRTVREASGLLSLTSTLYLRLHKADRDASFHCSVHYRLPTGRHGRLDSPSFRLTLHYPTEHVQFWSGSPSTTAGWVREGDSVQLFCRGDGSPNPEYTFFRLQDKQEDVLKTNLEGNLTLEGVQRSQSGTYGCRVEDYDAAEDAELSKTLELHVAYLDPLELSTGEELSLPLGNSTTVNCSVRGLPTPALRWTKDSVPLGDNPTLSLRSITFDSAGTYTCEASMPTVPILSRTRSFKLLVQGPPELRAEETQPKAEGSWREGDEVRLICYARGYPEPKLSWSQLGGSLAEPAPGGQGWVSSSLTLKVTSALSRDGISCEASNPYGNDRHVFHFGTVAPQTSQAGVAVMAVAVSVGVLLFVVAAFYCMRRKGQPGCCRRGEKGSPPPGEPELSHSGSERPEQTGLLVGSASGGARHGSRGFGDEC; encoded by the exons ATGGAGCCCAGGGACGCCCGGGCCGGGGCGCGCGGGGCCCCGCGGCTGCTGGTGTTCGCGCTCCTGCTGGGGGCGCACCCAG GTGCCAAGGCTGAGGTGCGCCTGTCTGTGCCCCCTCTGGTGGAGGTGATGAGGGGGGAGCCTGTCACTCTGGACTGCACCCCTTTGGGGGCCCATGACCATTTCGTGCTGGAATGGTTCCTG GCCGACCGCTCTGGGGTCCGCCACCGCCTGGCCTCGGCCGAGCTGCATGGCACTGAGCTCCAGGACAAGGTGCACGACTCCCGGGGCCGCAGCCCCCCATACCAGCTGGACTCCCGGGGGCGTCTGGTGCTGGCCGAGGCCCAGGTGGGCGACGAGCGGGACTACGTGTGCTTGGTGAGGGCGGGGGCAGCGGGCACTGCCGAGGCCACCGCGAGGCTCAATGTGTTCG CGAAACCAGAGGCCACCGAGGTCTCCCCCAACAGAGGGACACTGTCGGTGATGGAGGATTTCGCCCAGGAG ATAGCCACCTGCAACAGTCGCAATGGGAACCCGGCCCCGCAGATCACGTGGTACCGGAACGGGCAGCGCCTGGAGGTGCCCATGGAGGTGAACTCCG AGGGCTATATGACCAGCCGCACCGTCCGGGAGGCCTCGGGCCTGCTGTCTCTCACCAGCACCCTCTACCTGCGGCTGCACAAGGCCGACCGGGACGCCAGCTTCCACTGCTCCGTGCACTACCGGCTGCCCACGGGCCGGCACGGCCGCCTGGACAGCCCTTCCTTCCGCCTCACCCTGCACT ATCCCACAGAGCACGTGCAGTTCTGGTCGGGCAGCCCGTCCACTACTGCAGGCTGGGTTCGCGAGGGTGACTCTGTCCAGCTGTTCTGCCGGGGGGATGGCAGCCCCAACCCGGAGTACACGTTTTTCCGCCTCCAG GACAAGCAGGAGGATGTGCTGAAAACAAATCTCGAGGGGAACTTGACCCTGGAAGGGGTGCAGCGGAGCCAGAGCGGGACCTACGGCTGCAGGGTAGAGGACTACGACGCCGCCGAGGACGCGGAGCTCTCCAAAACCCTGGAGCTGCACGTGGCCT ACCTGGACCCCCTGGAGCTCAGCACTGGGGAGGAGCTTTCCTTACCCCTGGGCAACAGCACAACCGTGAACTGCTCCGTGCGAGGCCTGCCCACCCCAGCCCTACGCTGGACCAAG GACTCGGTACCCCTGGGGGACAACCCCACACTCTCCCTCCGCTCCATCACCTTCGATTCCGCCGGCACCTACACGTGTGAGGCCTCCATGCCCACGGTCCCCATCCTTAGTCGCACCCGGAGCTTCAAGTTGCTGGTCCAAG GGCCACCAGAGTTAAGGGCAGAGGAGACTCAGCCCAAGGCAGAGGGCagctggagggaaggagatgaAGTCAGGCTGATCTGCTACGCACGCGGCTACCCAGAGCCCAAACTCAGCTGGAGCCAGTTGGGCGGCAGC CTAGCAGAGCCAGCCCCCGGAGGCCAGGGCTGGGTGAGCAGCTCCCTGACCCTGAAGGTGACCAGTGCCTTGAGCCGAGATGGCATCTCCTGTGAGGCCTCCAACCCCTACGGGAACGACCGGCACGTCTTCCACTTCGGCACTG TGGCCCCGCAGACCTCCCAGGCTGGAGTTGCGGTCATGGCCGTGGCCGTCAGCGTGGGCGTGCTGCTCTTCGTCGTGGCCGCCTTCTACTGCATGAGACGCAAGGGGCAACCCGGCTGCTGCCGGCGGGGGGAGAAGGGATCTCC GCCACCTGGGGAACCTGAGCTGAGCCACTCGGGGTCAGAGCGGCCGGAGCAGACGGGCCTTCTCGTGGGGAGTGCCTCTGGAGGAGCCAGGCATGGGAGCAGGGGCTTTGGAGATGAG TGCTGA